A region from the Oceanivirga salmonicida genome encodes:
- a CDS encoding TRAP transporter small permease gives MKKLRKYINGVLKTLSFITFFCMILLVSWQVITRYFIKNPSSWTEELVSFLFAWMTLLGASLVVGERKHMNIPIMIDKLSKNKKVFFYIISELVIILVSVLILIIGGFSITKLAFSQITSSLNYPLGVFYIVVPICGMLNVFYCILNIIDIYKEREV, from the coding sequence ATGAAAAAATTAAGAAAATATATAAATGGTGTTTTAAAAACTTTATCATTTATTACTTTTTTTTGCATGATTTTACTAGTTTCTTGGCAAGTAATAACTAGGTATTTTATAAAAAATCCATCATCTTGGACAGAAGAATTAGTTTCATTTTTGTTTGCTTGGATGACTTTATTGGGGGCATCATTAGTAGTTGGTGAAAGAAAACACATGAATATACCAATAATGATTGATAAATTATCTAAAAATAAAAAAGTTTTTTTCTATATCATATCTGAATTAGTAATAATTTTAGTATCAGTATTAATACTAATTATTGGAGGTTTTTCAATAACAAAACTTGCTTTTTCTCAAATAACATCTTCACTTAATTATCCGTTAGGGGTATTTTACATAGTTGTTCCTATATGTGGTATGTTAAATGTATTTTATTGTATATTAAATATTATAGATATTTATAAAGAAAGAGAGGTTTAG
- a CDS encoding LacI family DNA-binding transcriptional regulator: MKITINEVAKKANVSKTTISRYLNGKYKYMSNDTKEKIKKIIEELEYIPNGMARSIKNKQSKIIGLTIADMDNQFSTYIFKGISEICKKKGYRLLVTEINGSEEDEIEAIDTLISYNIDGLIINTTGSNDDYIIKLKNEKSIPIVLADRSIYKSNIIDTVTSNNYSITYETMEHLHENNYDLVAFFSYALNNNIRNLRHKAYFESLKNMFDISEDKYTYIYKENYEDELEDKLGEYLNSNKEKRKAIFCMNGKVLLQILKALKRKGYDIERDDIGICSFDDWGWVEIADKNGITAINQKSYECGKRCAELIFDRIENKNKEIEYIELPAKLIVRGSTTNRRNE, from the coding sequence ATGAAAATAACTATAAATGAAGTTGCCAAAAAAGCCAATGTATCTAAAACAACGATTTCTAGATACTTAAACGGTAAATATAAATATATGTCTAATGACACAAAAGAAAAAATAAAAAAAATTATAGAAGAATTAGAATATATACCTAATGGTATGGCGAGAAGTATAAAAAATAAACAAAGTAAAATTATAGGTTTAACAATAGCGGATATGGATAATCAATTTTCAACATATATTTTTAAGGGTATTAGTGAAATTTGTAAAAAAAAGGGTTATAGATTATTAGTTACTGAAATAAATGGAAGTGAAGAAGATGAAATTGAAGCTATAGACACTCTTATATCATATAATATAGATGGATTAATTATTAATACAACTGGTAGTAACGATGATTATATTATAAAATTAAAAAATGAAAAATCTATACCAATAGTTTTAGCAGATAGAAGTATATATAAATCAAATATAATTGATACAGTTACTTCAAATAATTATAGCATCACTTATGAAACTATGGAACATTTACATGAGAATAATTATGATTTAGTAGCATTTTTTAGTTATGCTTTGAATAATAATATAAGAAATTTAAGACATAAGGCGTATTTTGAATCATTAAAGAATATGTTTGATATTTCAGAAGATAAATATACATATATATATAAAGAAAATTATGAAGATGAATTAGAAGATAAATTGGGAGAATATTTAAATTCTAATAAAGAAAAAAGAAAAGCGATATTTTGTATGAATGGAAAAGTCCTATTACAAATATTAAAAGCACTTAAAAGAAAAGGTTATGATATAGAAAGAGATGATATAGGAATATGTAGTTTTGATGATTGGGGTTGGGTAGAAATAGCAGATAAAAATGGTATAACTGCCATAAACCAAAAATCATATGAGTGTGGAAAAAGATGTGCAGAATTAATATTTGATAGAATTGAAAATAAAAATAAAGAAATTGAATACATTGAATTACCTGCTAAATTAATAGTTAGGGGATCAACTACAAATAGGAGAAACGAATGA
- a CDS encoding sugar kinase: protein MKKILLLGEAMCLLICKEYGLLEDAEKFERGISGAELNVAIGLKRLGYDIEYVTKLGNDPFGKNILKFLKKEKVGTKYIKFDEENKTGIQLKSKTKKGDPDIYYFRKNSAASTIDTEYIKDINLKNFDLIHITGIPLAISESFRQAIYTLIDRAKKEDKFITFDPNLRSQMWNSKEEMIKVINEVSKKVDLVLPGIEECKILVGSNDIKVIENKYKDMGINRFIIKEGEKGSHSFDNGIHIFKKGFKVSKVIDTVGAGDGFAVGIISSILESLNTDDMLERANAIGAIQVSNVSDNAGLPTRVELEKYIFKNRNVKKGDYL from the coding sequence ATGAAAAAAATACTATTATTAGGAGAAGCTATGTGTCTTTTAATATGTAAAGAGTATGGATTATTAGAGGATGCAGAAAAATTTGAAAGAGGAATATCTGGAGCAGAATTAAATGTCGCAATTGGTTTAAAAAGACTTGGGTATGATATAGAATATGTTACAAAACTAGGAAATGATCCATTTGGTAAAAATATATTAAAATTTTTAAAAAAAGAAAAAGTTGGAACTAAATACATAAAATTTGATGAGGAAAATAAAACGGGTATACAATTAAAAAGTAAGACAAAAAAAGGAGATCCAGATATATATTACTTTAGGAAAAATTCAGCAGCAAGTACTATAGATACTGAATATATTAAAGATATTAATTTGAAAAATTTTGATTTAATACATATTACAGGAATTCCATTAGCAATTTCAGAAAGTTTTAGACAAGCTATATATACTTTAATAGATAGAGCAAAAAAAGAAGATAAATTTATTACTTTTGATCCTAATTTAAGATCACAAATGTGGAATAGTAAAGAAGAAATGATAAAAGTGATAAATGAAGTTTCAAAAAAAGTAGATTTAGTTTTACCAGGAATAGAAGAGTGTAAAATATTAGTGGGAAGTAATGATATAAAAGTAATAGAAAATAAATATAAAGATATGGGAATTAATAGATTTATTATAAAAGAAGGTGAAAAGGGTTCTCATAGTTTTGATAATGGAATCCATATATTTAAAAAAGGATTTAAAGTTTCAAAAGTTATTGATACGGTAGGGGCTGGAGATGGATTTGCTGTAGGAATTATATCTTCTATATTAGAGTCTTTAAACACAGATGATATGTTAGAAAGAGCAAATGCTATTGGAGCAATTCAAGTTTCAAATGTGAGTGATAATGCAGGTTTACCTACTAGAGTAGAATTAGAAAAATATATATTTAAAAACAGGAATGTTAAGAAAGGAGATTATTTATGA
- a CDS encoding TRAP transporter substrate-binding protein, with product MLLFCIFSCGKISEKRIIRIGHNQSETHPTHIGMLAFKKYIEKELGEKYEVQIFPNELLGSQNDMVQLTQTGAIDFVVASNAIMETFQPAYKIFNLPYLFINERSFADVMNDEKITESIYNSTKKNGFQVVTWLDAGVRSFYTIANPINTPEDLKGLKIRVQKSPTNIEMMKLLGGAATPMGFGEVYTALQSNILDGAENNELALTNNGHGDVAKYYSYDMHQIIPDLVLGNTKFLENLSIEEYQIFKKGFKIINEIERKEWKAAVEKAKKIAETKQGVVFSYPDISLFKKAVLPLHKKVLMENPELEEIYNKIQEKNDKYQKKEGN from the coding sequence ATGTTATTGTTCTGTATATTTTCTTGTGGGAAAATTTCAGAAAAAAGAATTATTAGAATAGGTCATAATCAATCTGAAACGCATCCTACTCATATAGGAATGTTAGCTTTCAAAAAATATATTGAAAAAGAATTAGGTGAAAAATATGAAGTACAAATATTTCCTAATGAACTTTTAGGATCACAAAATGACATGGTTCAATTAACACAGACAGGAGCAATTGATTTTGTTGTAGCAAGTAATGCTATAATGGAGACTTTTCAACCAGCATATAAAATATTTAATTTGCCCTATTTATTTATTAATGAAAGATCTTTTGCTGATGTAATGAATGATGAAAAAATAACTGAAAGTATTTATAATTCAACTAAGAAAAATGGATTCCAAGTAGTAACATGGTTAGATGCAGGAGTAAGAAGTTTTTATACTATTGCCAATCCAATTAATACTCCTGAAGATTTAAAAGGATTAAAAATAAGAGTGCAAAAATCACCGACAAATATTGAAATGATGAAACTTTTAGGTGGAGCAGCAACTCCTATGGGATTTGGAGAAGTATATACAGCACTTCAATCTAATATATTAGATGGCGCTGAAAATAACGAGTTAGCATTAACAAATAATGGACACGGAGATGTAGCAAAATATTATTCATACGATATGCATCAAATTATACCGGATTTAGTTTTAGGAAATACTAAATTTTTAGAAAATTTAAGTATTGAAGAGTATCAAATATTTAAAAAGGGATTTAAAATAATAAATGAAATAGAAAGAAAAGAATGGAAAGCAGCCGTTGAAAAGGCTAAAAAAATTGCAGAAACAAAACAGGGTGTAGTATTTAGTTATCCCGATATAAGTTTATTTAAAAAAGCGGTATTACCATTACATAAAAAAGTCTTGATGGAAAATCCTGAATTAGAAGAAATTTATAATAAAATTCAAGAAAAAAATGATAAATATCAAAAGAAAGAAGGGAATTAG
- a CDS encoding TRAP transporter large permease → MALQSLLILIFVLLILLFIGIPISYAIAFSSLIVMLQMIDFNIIALTGAQRIFVGMSNFTLTAIPFFILAGNLMNQGGIAKKLINLVLAILGKLPGSLLIANAGANGLFGAISGSASAAAAAVGGMVKNEQEKQGYDKALSAATNIASAPSGLLIPPSNALITYSLVSGGTSIAALFIAGYIPGLIWVLGCFLGAIVFAKRAKYKSTDFNYGIKNVILAILDAIPALSLIVIVIGGIVKGIFTATEGSAIAVVYALILGILYKNITVKKFVEIVIESAKLSGMIVFLIGVSNILGWVMAFTQIPQSIAMVLLGLTQNKIILLLMINIILLIAGTFMDVTPAIVIFTPLFLPVVRELGVHPVHFGIILVYNLCIGNITPPVGNTLFVGVKVGNTTLEKVMKYMVFYYVLILIGLLFVTYIPTLSLFLPKIAGLL, encoded by the coding sequence ATGGCATTACAATCATTATTGATATTAATATTTGTGTTATTGATTTTATTGTTCATAGGAATACCAATATCATATGCTATAGCATTTTCTTCTTTAATTGTAATGTTGCAAATGATAGATTTTAATATTATTGCATTAACTGGAGCTCAAAGAATATTTGTAGGGATGAGTAATTTTACTCTTACAGCAATACCATTTTTTATACTTGCAGGAAATTTGATGAATCAAGGAGGAATAGCAAAAAAACTTATTAATTTAGTATTAGCTATATTAGGTAAATTACCAGGCTCTTTATTAATAGCTAATGCAGGAGCTAATGGATTATTTGGAGCTATTTCTGGATCTGCATCTGCAGCAGCAGCGGCAGTAGGTGGTATGGTTAAAAATGAACAAGAAAAACAAGGCTATGATAAGGCTTTATCAGCTGCAACTAATATAGCATCAGCACCTTCAGGTCTTTTAATTCCGCCTTCTAATGCATTAATAACTTATTCATTGGTTTCAGGTGGGACCTCTATAGCAGCATTATTTATAGCTGGATATATACCTGGTTTAATATGGGTTTTAGGGTGTTTCTTGGGAGCGATAGTATTTGCAAAGAGAGCGAAATATAAATCTACTGATTTTAATTATGGCATTAAAAATGTAATTTTGGCAATATTAGATGCAATACCAGCACTATCACTTATTGTGATAGTTATAGGTGGAATAGTAAAAGGAATATTTACGGCTACAGAAGGCTCTGCGATAGCAGTAGTATATGCTTTGATTTTAGGAATTTTATACAAAAATATAACAGTAAAAAAATTTGTAGAGATAGTAATAGAAAGTGCTAAATTAAGTGGTATGATAGTATTTTTAATAGGAGTTTCTAATATATTAGGTTGGGTTATGGCATTTACTCAAATTCCGCAAAGTATAGCAATGGTTTTATTGGGATTAACTCAAAATAAAATAATTTTACTATTAATGATAAATATAATTTTATTGATAGCAGGAACTTTTATGGATGTTACACCAGCCATAGTTATATTTACTCCATTATTTTTACCTGTTGTTAGAGAATTAGGTGTGCATCCAGTGCATTTCGGAATAATTTTAGTATATAATTTATGTATAGGAAATATAACACCTCCAGTTGGAAATACATTATTTGTAGGAGTTAAGGTAGGGAACACTACATTAGAAAAAGTTATGAAATATATGGTATTTTATTATGTATTAATATTAATAGGCTTATTATTTGTAACATATATACCCACATTATCATTATTTTTACCTAAAATAGCAGGGTTATTATAA